A portion of the Platichthys flesus chromosome 7, fPlaFle2.1, whole genome shotgun sequence genome contains these proteins:
- the LOC133956791 gene encoding LOW QUALITY PROTEIN: uncharacterized protein LOC133956791 (The sequence of the model RefSeq protein was modified relative to this genomic sequence to represent the inferred CDS: inserted 2 bases in 1 codon), with amino-acid sequence MWRLTLILFSCAHVHVMSLEITVDCQLFEGLPPRQDPSPSQLANLKVELVTVGGKGMLNISWAVNMDASVQYLKGTRILADEPYHCKYNQPLANKNETGPPQKWFHYLKRASHGYSTIQVANLPLPRSLGLSYKSVTIWIPRSTEASVTQRSSQVSSTSYARVGITTSSLGIGHVAVTIFGGLAGLMILTSCYIICKYCGTRKATPFGFKSLPQSPTAPVPVLVVYPAENAAFQQAVVALAEFLQLHGGCNVAIDMWQQGKVAGLGPMRWLAEQAKAADRVLIICPQHSSQPSHFPPDGSFPQPSIPAAAHDLYPLILNMVAGHAKSTSDLSKFWVVQLGKQQDKSLCRDVEVELRACKSFCLMKDLNKLCRSLHTQGQGNKKMSYLSSKAQVSYSEKNSVKLQEAVQKIXFRGVELLRNVITSV; translated from the exons ATGTGGAGACTCACGTTGATTCTTTTCTCTTGTGCACATGTGCACGTGATGTCTCTTGAAATT ACAGTGGACTGTCAGCTATTTGAAG GATTACCTCCCAGGCAGGACCCATCTCCATCCCAACTGGCAAACTTGAAGGTGGAGTTGGTGACAGTGGGAGGAAAGGGTATGCTGAACATCAGCTGGGCAGTCAACATGGATG ctagTGTTCAGTATCTGAAGGGAACGCGGATCCTAGCAGATGAACCGTACCACTGTAAATACAATCAACCTTTGGCCAACAAAAATGAGACTGGGCCCCCGCAG AAATggtttcattacttaaaaagaGCAAGCCACGGCTACAGCACTATCCAAGTTGCTAATTTGCCTTTGCCTCGATCGTTAGGCCTCTCTTACAAGTCCGTAACAATTTGGATACCTCGTTCAACAGAGG CAAGTGTTACACAAAGATCTTCTCAAGTTTCTTCAA CATCTTACGCTCGAGTTGGGATCACTACTTCAT cCTTGGGAATAGGTCATGTTGCTGTCACCATTTTCGGAGGACTGGCCGGTCTGATGATCCTGACTTCGTGCTACATAATCT GTAAATACTGTGGAACCAGAAAGGCCACACCATTTGGTTTCAAAAGTCTGCCTCAAAGTCCCACGGCTCCCGTCCCTGTCCTCGTGGTTTACCCTGCTGAGAATGCAGCCTTCCAGCAGGCTGTGGTGGCCCTGGCAGAGTTCCTGCAGTTGCACGGTGGCTGTAACGTGGCTATCGACATGTGGCAGCAGGGGAAGGTTGCCGGGCTGGGGCCGATGCGCTGGCTGGCGGAACAGGCCAAAGCTGCCGACCGAGTGCTCATCATCTGCCCTCAG CACTCTTCACAGCCCAGCCACTTTCCTCCTGACGGCAGTTTCCCACAACCCTCcatcccagcagcagctcatgaCCTTTACCCCCTGATCCTCAACATGGTGGCTGGGCACGCAAAGAGCACCAGTGACCTGTCTAAGTTCTGGGTGGTGCAGCTGGGCAAGCAGCAGGACAAAAGTTTGTGTAGGGACGTGGAAGTGGAACTGAGGGCGTGCAAGTCCTTCTGTTTGATGAAGGATTTGAACAAACTTTGCAGGAGTCTTCATACTCAGGGGCAGGGCAACAAGAAGATGTCCTATCTGAGCTCCAAGGCACAGGTCTCCTACAGTGAAAAGAACTCAGTGAAGTTACAAGAAGCTGTACAAAAGAT TTTCCGAGGGGTGGAACTCCTGAGAAATGTGATCACGTCTGTTTGA
- the chdh gene encoding choline dehydrogenase, mitochondrial — MQCSILPVEDLLQILVRASAPLVYTVDARLRPPTPNPPPPHSTRPAPPPQSSTVQSVVVSSLQGSEESPPTTRMMSSATLCQTGAWRFVTSLMRDRRSWLGRLPECFSVPKTRSTSPSLPCSSSSHYRCFSASAASRNSSSSPHQKTPSYSYVIVGAGSAGCVLANRLSEDAHESVLLLEAGPKDMLLGSIRLSWKTHMPAALTYNLCDDKYNWSYNTLPQAHMDNRVLYWPRGRVWGGSSSLNAMVYIRGHAEDYNRWQREGAEGWDYEHCLPYFRKAQCHELGENRYRGGGGPLHVSRGKTSHPLHKAFIEAGQQAGYPFTEDMNGHQQEGLGWMDMTIHNGKRWSTASAYLRPVLGRPNLKTEVRCLTSKILFDGNRAVGVEYIQKGQKKRVFADKEVILSGGAINSPQLLMLSGVGNADDLKQLDIPVVQHLPGVGSNLQDHLELYIQQQCTQPITLYKAQKPFHMVKIGLEWLTLFTGYGATAHLESGGFIRSRPHVTHPDIQFHFLPSQVIDHGRVASKLEAYQVHVGPMRSTSIGCMTLKSTNPLDHPNLQPNYLSTDTDVWEFRQCVKLSREIFAQKAFDPFRGNEALPGPQVQSDADIDAFVRRKADSAYHPSCTCKMGSPSDPMAVVDSSTRVLGLERLRVVDASIMPSIVSGNLNAPTIMMAEKAADIIRGRPPLVETGVPVYQPPTLDTQR; from the exons ATGCAGTGTAGCATCCTACCTGTAGAAGACTTGTTGCAGATTCTGGTTCGAGCTTCAGCTCCGCTTGTTTATACGGTGGATGCTAGgctccgcccccccacccccaaccccccacccccccattcCACTCGCCCCGCACCGCCCCCCCAGTCGTCCACAGTTCAGTCCGTGGTGGTGAGTTCCCTTCAAG GGAGTGAAGAAAGCCCTCCCACAACCAGGATGATGTCTTCGGCCACACTTTGCCAAACTGGAGCCTGGCGATTTGTGACCAGTCTTATGAGGGACAGGAGATCCTGGTTGGGACGTTTGCCAGAATGTTTCTCTGTCCCAAAGACCAGAAGCACGAGTCCTTCtcttccctgctcctcctcaagCCATTACCGATGCTTTAGTGCCTCTGCTGCTAGTCGCAActcttcatcatcacctcatCAGAAGACCCCGTCCTACAGCTATGTCATCGTTGGGGCCGGGTCGGCGGGCTGTGTCCTTGCCAACCGTCTCTCAGAGGATGCCCatgagtctgtgctgctgctggaggccggGCCCAAGGACATGTTGCTAGGCAGCATACGGCTGTCATGGAAGACGCACATGCCGGCTGCACTGACCTACAACCTCTGTGACGACAA GTATAACTGGTCCTACAACACTTTACCTCAGGCCCACATGGACAACCGGGTGTTGTACTGGCCGAGGGGTCGTGTCTGGGGCGGGTCCTCCTCGCTCAACGCCATGGTTTACATCCGTGGACACGCCGAAGATTACAACcgctggcagagagagggggcaGAGGGCTGGGACTATGAACACTGTCTGCCGTACTTCAGGAAAGCTCAGTGTCATGAGCTCGGAGAAAATAG GTACCGAGGTGGTGGTGGGCCTCTTCATGTGTCCAGAGGGAAGACCAGCCACCCCCTTCACAAGGCTTTTATTGAGGCGGGGCAGCAGGCGGGATACCCCTTCACTGAGGACATGAATGGACACCAACAGGAAGGCTTGGGCTGGATGGATATGACCATTCATAATG GGAAGAGGTGGAGCACGGCCAGCGCTTACCTGAGGCCTGTCCTGGGTCGACCCAACCTGAAGACAGAGGTGCGCTGCCTCACCTCCAAGATCCTGTTTGATGGAAACCGTGCCGTGGGAGTTGAATACATACAGAAGGGACAGAAGAAGAGG gtgTTTGCCGATAAAGAGGTGATATTGAGCGGGGGAGCCATCAACTCCCCTCAGCTTCTCATGCTGTCTGGGGTGGGAAACGCTGACGACCTCAAACAACTCGACATCCCTGTGGTTCAGCACTTGCCAG GTGTTGGCAGTAACCTGCAGGATCATTTGGAGCTGTACATCCAGCAGCAGTGCACTCAGCCCATCACCCTGTACAAGGCACAGAAACCTTTCCACATGGTCAAGATAGGCCTCGAGTGGCTCACCCTGTTCACAG GTTACGGAGCAACAGCCCACTTGGAAAGCGGCGGGTTCATCCGCAGTCGGCCCCATGTCACACACCCCGACATCCAGTTCCACTTCCTGCCCTCGCAGGTCATTGACCACGGAAGAGTTGCATCTAAGTTAGAGGCGTATCAG GTTCATGTGGGACCAATGAGAAGCACCAGTATCGGCTGCATGACGCTGAAGAGCACCAACCCTTTGGATCACCCGAATCTCCAGCCCAACTATCTGTCCACTG atACCGATGTGTGGGAGTTCAGACAGTGTGTTAAACTCTCCAGAGAGATTTTTGCTCAGAAGGCCTTCGATCCATTCCGGGGCAACGAAGCCCTGCCTGGTCCTCAGGTCCAATCCGACGCCGACATCGACGCCTTCGTCCGCCGAAAGGCCGACAGCGCCTACCACCCCTCCTGCACCTGCAAGATGGGCTCGCCCTCCGATCCGATGGCGGTCGTCGACTCCAGCACGCGGGTTCTGGGTCTGGAGCGGCTGCGTGTGGTCGACGCCTCCATCATGCCCAGCATCGTCAGCGGCAACCTGAACGCGCCGACCATCATGATGGCAGAGAAGGCCGCCGACATCATCAGGGGTCGGCCTCCTCTTGTCGAAACAGGGGTTCCCGTGTACCAACCACCAACGCTCGACACTCAGAGATGA